CGACGTCCGGGAGGCCATCGTCTACCTGCGCGGTGGCGCGCGTGCCGCGGACGTGGACGTGCCGCTGCCCGAGGCCGCGCGCGACCTGCTGCGCAACGCGGGCTGGACCGACCAGGCGCCCGCGACGCGGGGCGCCGCACGTGAGCGGTGGGAGGCGCTGACGGCGCTGGCCCGGCTCGCGGACGAGGTGGACGCGCGCGTGCGCGACGAGGGCCGCACCGCGACGGTCGCGGACCTGGTCACGGAGCTCGACGAGCGCGCCGCCGCGCAGCACGCGCCCGCGGTCGACGGGGTCACGCTCGCGTCCCTGCACGCGGCCAAGGGCCTCGAGTGGGACGCGGTGTTCCTGACGGGACTGAGCGAGGGGCTGCTGCCCACCGCGCTCGCGGAGACGCCCGACGCGATCGCCGAGGAACGGCGCCTGCTGTACGTGGGCGTGACCCGGGCGCGCGAGCACCTGCAGCTGTCGTACGCACGCTCGCGCCTGCCGGGCGGGCGGCCCAACCGCCGCGCCTCGCGCTTCCTCGAGGGGCTCTGGCCCGGCTCGTCGCCGCGCGCCGCAGCGCGCCGTCAGGACGCGGAGGAGGACCCGCGCACCACGCTGACCACCGCCGTGCTGCTGCGCTGGCGTGAGCAGCGCGCGGCGGAGCTGGGCGTCGCGCCCGGCCGCGTGCTGGCGACGCACGTGCTCCACGCGGTCGCGCAGCGCCGGCCCGGCACGCGCGCGGAGCTCGCCCAGGTGCCCGGCATCGGCGCCCAGACGCTCGCGCGCCTGGGGGACGACATCGTGGCCGCGGTGCTCGACGCGACGGGCGCCCCGGCCCGCCCCGGCCCCCGCTGACCCGGACGATCCGGACAGTCCGGCGCGCGCCGCAGAGCTTCTCGAAGTTCTTTCGTTTATTCGGTTGTGGCCCGCTCGCGGCCGCGCCTAAGGTGATCCCCGTCCTGGTACGCAGGCTTGCGCTGAAGAAGCGCGGGCCGACCCGAGGAAGGAGGTGGGCAGAGGTGAACATCAACACGATCGATCGGTCGAGCGCCATGCTCCCGTCGCACCGCGTCGCGCCCACGTCCTTCCTGTCCGAGGGGCGTGCTGTGTCCGGTGCCGGCTTCGGCGCCCACGCCACGTGGCTGGGCGGAGCTCTGCGTCTTCGTGGGATGAGCTCCCCGGTCACCAAGCCCACCGACCGGGCTCCGATGGTCTAGACCCGCACAGGGTCACAGGCCGCGGAGTCCCCTACGGGTCCGCGGCCTTCTTCGTCTCTCCGGTTCCTTCGGGGGATGAGCGGCACGTGGTTCCGGCACACCACCGCTCACCAGCAAGGACATCCAGGAGGACATCGTGCGGCTCACGACGCTGCTCGAGACCGTCAACGAGGGCGGGTCGCGCGCTTGGAGCGCCAGCAGCACCGCGACGACCAGCGACGACCGTCGGACGTTCGACCAGATGGTCGCCGACCTCATCCCGTGCCGGACCAACGACCCCGAGCTCTGGTTCGCCGAGCAGACCGCCCAGGTGGAGCAGGCCAAGGCCATGTGCCGTGAGTGCCCGCTCCGCGAGGGCTGCCTCGCCGGCGCGATCGAGCGTGAGGAGCCGTGGGGCGTCTGGGGTGGTGAGGTCTTCGTCGGGGGCGTGGTCGTCCCCATGAAGCGTGGTCGCGGTCGCCCGCGCAAGAACCCCGCGGCGTAGGTCACGCACCCGGTCGTACGGTCCCCGCCGGACCGTACGACCGGGCTGACCCGCCGCTCGACGCCGACAGGGCGGTGCACCCGCACGCCGGGTGCACCGCCCATCGTCGTTCCCGGGGCACGGCGTCAGGCAGGCGCACCTCGAGGGTCACCCCGCGCAGGGGGCGCGGTGACCCCGGCCCAGCCGGGTGGGTGCGGACGTCGTCGAGGAACGTCAGCGCGGCTGCGGCGGCCAGACCGGCGGCCACCGACGCGACGACCACCGGCTCGGGTGACGCGGCCGGCGGTGCCGCGAGGGCCGCCGCGGTCGCGGGCCAGCCCGGGTCCGCATCCGCACGGTGCAGGTCCAGGCACCGCGCGCACGGCCCGTCGCCGCCCACGACGAGCGGCCCGACGAGCACGTCCGCCTCCCGCAGCACGATCGGCAGGTGCGGGGTCCCGGCCGCGAGCAGCCCCACGCCGAGGCCCGGGTCGAGTGCGCCGTCGGCCACGACGAGCAGCAGGTCGAGCCCGCGCCCGGTCGGGCCGCCCGCCGTGGGTGCCGGGCCGAGCGCCCCGCCCGGCACCTCCGCACCGGGCACCGCATCCGCGACGACGCGCGCGGCCGCCCGGCACCTGGGCATCCCGACGTCCGCCCACCCGTACCCCGCGGGCCCGACGTCGCTCGACCGCACC
The Cellulomonas gilvus ATCC 13127 DNA segment above includes these coding regions:
- a CDS encoding WhiB family transcriptional regulator, with protein sequence MRLTTLLETVNEGGSRAWSASSTATTSDDRRTFDQMVADLIPCRTNDPELWFAEQTAQVEQAKAMCRECPLREGCLAGAIEREEPWGVWGGEVFVGGVVVPMKRGRGRPRKNPAA
- a CDS encoding ThiF family adenylyltransferase, whose product is MAATLRTGLRILPRGPGEVQIGTDPRWAVRVTDLLDDEVAALLAHPPAAPLGLLAADERLSPTRLAALIQQLDEARLLLPDPPPREPSGPAAADAAVLTLTLPAGTGADVVAARRDRCVGVVGLGRTGLGVALALACAGVGRLRLEDDRPVRSSDVGPAGYGWADVGMPRCRAAARVVADAVPGAEVPGGALGPAPTAGGPTGRGLDLLLVVADGALDPGLGVGLLAAGTPHLPIVLREADVLVGPLVVGGDGPCARCLDLHRADADPGWPATAAALAAPPAASPEPVVVASVAAGLAAAAALTFLDDVRTHPAGPGSPRPLRGVTLEVRLPDAVPRERRWAVHPACGCTALSASSGGSARSYGPAGTVRPGA